From Lepus europaeus isolate LE1 chromosome 3, mLepTim1.pri, whole genome shotgun sequence, a single genomic window includes:
- the LOC133757071 gene encoding peptidyl-prolyl cis-trans isomerase A-like, protein MVNPTVFFDIAVDSEPLGRVSFELFADKVPKTAENFRALSTGEKEFGYKGSCFHRIIPGFMCQGGDFTRHNGTGGKSIYGEKFEDENFLLKHTGPGILSMANAGPNTNGSQFFICTAKTEWLDGKHVVFGRVKEGMSIVEAMEHFGSENGKTSKKITIVNCGQL, encoded by the coding sequence ATGGTCAACCCCACCGTGTTCTTCGACATCGCCGTGGACAGCGAGCCTTTGGGCCGCGTCTCCTTCGAGCTATTTGCAGACAAAGTTCCAAAGACAGCAGAAAACTTCCGTGCTCTGAGCACCGGAGAGAAAGAATTCGGTTATAAGGGTTCCTGCTTTCACAGGATTATTCCAGGGTTTATGTGCCAGGGTGGTGACTTCACACGCCACAATGGCACCGGCGGCAAGTCCATCTATGGAGAGAAGTTCGAGGATGAAaacttcctgctgaagcacacaGGTCCTGGCATCTTGTCCATGGCAAACGCTGGGCCCAACACAAACGGCTCCCAGTTCTTCATCTGCACTGCCAAGACTGAATGGTTAGATGGCAAGCATGTGGTCTTTGGCAGAGTGAAAGAGGGCATGAGCATTGTGGAAGCCATGGAGCACTTTGGGTCCGAGAACGGCAAGACCAGCAAGAAGATCACCATTGTCAACTGTGGACAACTCTAA